From Spirosoma aerolatum, one genomic window encodes:
- a CDS encoding sugar phosphate isomerase/epimerase family protein, whose amino-acid sequence MNRRDALRYTAGLGLSMLASPVLPRPIPAKARFKIGACDWSIGRAGDINAFAVAKQIGLDGVQVSLNTSADHVHLRQPDKQRAYKAAAQKAGVAISGLAIGLLNEIPYKSDPRTEQWVQDSVDVADAVGVKNVLLAFFNNNDLRNDPKGIQVVIERLKAVAPKAEKAGVVLGIESWLSAPELMAIIEAVGSPAIKVYYDVCNSSVRGYNIFEEIRDLGKNRICEFHLKENDHLLGQGIVDLAKVRQELDAIGYKGWLQLEGAVPKGQPILESYIENNKTVRSLFS is encoded by the coding sequence ATGAATCGTCGGGATGCCCTACGTTACACGGCTGGCCTGGGTCTGTCCATGCTTGCTTCTCCAGTTCTGCCACGGCCGATACCTGCTAAAGCTCGCTTCAAAATTGGTGCCTGCGACTGGTCTATCGGGCGAGCCGGTGATATAAATGCTTTTGCAGTAGCCAAACAAATTGGGCTCGATGGCGTTCAGGTAAGCTTAAATACCTCGGCCGATCATGTTCACCTCCGCCAACCGGATAAACAGCGGGCCTATAAAGCGGCTGCTCAGAAAGCGGGCGTGGCCATTAGCGGGCTGGCCATCGGACTGTTGAACGAAATTCCCTACAAATCCGATCCTCGAACGGAGCAATGGGTACAGGATAGCGTCGATGTAGCCGATGCAGTAGGCGTTAAAAACGTTCTACTGGCGTTCTTCAACAATAACGACCTCCGAAATGACCCAAAAGGGATTCAGGTTGTTATTGAGCGGTTGAAAGCGGTGGCCCCAAAGGCTGAAAAAGCTGGTGTCGTTTTAGGTATCGAATCGTGGCTTTCGGCTCCCGAACTCATGGCAATCATCGAAGCCGTTGGGTCACCGGCAATCAAAGTTTATTATGATGTTTGCAACTCATCCGTTCGCGGTTACAATATTTTTGAAGAAATTCGTGATCTGGGTAAAAACCGGATCTGTGAGTTCCATCTGAAAGAAAACGATCACTTGCTTGGTCAGGGTATAGTTGACCTGGCAAAAGTTCGGCAGGAACTGGATGCGATTGGCTATAAAGGCTGGTTGCAACTAGAAGGGGCGGTTCCCAAAGGCCAGCCCATACTTGAAAGTTATATCGAAAACAACAAGACAGTACGATCGCTGTTTAGTTGA